One window of the Opisthocomus hoazin isolate bOpiHoa1 chromosome 12, bOpiHoa1.hap1, whole genome shotgun sequence genome contains the following:
- the GAN gene encoding gigaxonin isoform X1, with protein MSGPSAVSDPQHPARLLRALSSFREESRFCDAHLVLEGEEIPVQKNILAAASPYIRTKLNYNPPKDDGSTYKIELEGISVDIMKEILDYIFSGQIRLNEETIQDVVQAADLLLLTDLKTLCCEFLEGCIAAENCIGIRDFALHYCLHHVQYLASEYLETHFRDVSSTEEFLELTPQKLKEVLAMEKLNVGNERYVFEAVIRWISHDSESRKVHMKDVMSAVWVSGLDAAYLREQMMSEPLVREIVKECNNIPLTPPQQGEAMLASFKPRGYSECIVTVGGEERVSRKPTSVMRCMCPLYDPNRQLWIELAPMSIPRINHGVLSAEGFLFVLGGQDENKGTLSSGEKYDPDTNSWSSLPPMNEARHNFGVVEIDGILYILGGEDGERELISMESYDIYSRTWTKQPDLTMVRKIGCYAAMKKKIYAMGGGSYGKLFESVECYDPRTQQWTAICPLKERRFGAVACGVASELYVFGGVRSRDDSQASEMVTCKSEFYHDEFKRWIYLNDQNLCIPTSSSFVYGAVPIGASIYVIGDLDTGTNYDYVREFKRSTGTWQRTKPLFPSDLRRTGCAALRIANCKLFRLQLQQGLFRIRVPSP; from the exons atGTCGGGGCCGAGCGCCGTGTCGGACCCGCAGCACCCGGCGCGGCTGCTGCGGGCGCTGAGCTCGTTCCGCGAGGAGAGCCGCTTCTGCGACGCGCACCTGGTGCTGGAGGGGGAGGAAATCCCGGTGCAGAAGAACATCCTGGCGGCCGCCAGCCCCTACATCAG aACAAAATTGAATTACAATCCTCCAAAGGATGATGGCTCAACATACAAGATTGAACTTGAAGGGATATCTGTTGATATCATGAAAGAGATACTAGATTACATCTTCAGTGGACAG ATCAGGCTAAATGAAGAAACTATCCAGGATGTGGTACAGGCAGCTGATCTCCTGCTGCTTACAGACTTAAAAACTCTCTGCTGTGAGTTTTTAGAAGGTTGCATAGCTGCTGAGAACTGTATTGGTATTCGGGACTTTGCACTGCACTATTGTTTGCATCATGTTCAGTACCTTGCCTCAGAGTATCTGGAAACTCACTTTCGAGAtgtcagcagcacagaggaatTCTTGGAACTGACTCCTCAAAAACTGAAAGAAGTGCTGGCTATGGAAAAGCTCAATGTTGGAAATGAAAGATACGTCTTTGAAGCGGTGATTAGGTGGATTTCTCATGATTCAGAATCAAGAAAG GTTCACATGAAGGATGTCATGTCAGCAGTGTGGGTTTCGGGCTTAGATGCTGCGTATTTACGTGAGCAGATGATGAGCGAACCCCTGGTACGGGAGATCGTCAAAGAATGCAACAATATTCCCCTCACGCCACCCCAGCAGGGAGAGGCGATGCTGGCCTCCTTCAAGCCCCGGGGTTACTCCGAGTGTATAGTGACCGTTGGTGGAGAAGAGCGGGT ATCACGGAAACCAACCTCAGTGATGCGGTGTATGTGTCCTCTTTATGATCCCAATAGACAGCTCTGGATTGAACTTGCTCCTATGAGTATTCCGAGGATCAATCATGGAGTATTGTCAGCAG AAGGATTTTTATTTGTGCTTGGTGGTCAGGATGAAAACAAGGGAACGCTAAGCTCTGGAGAGAAATATGATCCAGATACCAATTCATGGAGTTCCTTACCACCAATGAATGAG GCACGACATAATTTTGGTGTGGTAGAGATTGATGGAATTCTGTATATTCTGGGAGGTGAGGACGGTGAAAGGGAGCTGATCTCTATGGAGAGCTATGATATTTATAGCCGGACCTGGACCAAGCAGCCAGACTTGACCATGGTTAGAAAG ATTGGCTGCTATGCAGCTATGAAGAAGAAAATCTATGCAATGGGTGGAGGCTCCTACGGCAAACTCTTTGAATCTGTTGAGTGTTATGACCCTAGGACTCAGCAGTGGACAGCAATCTGTCCTCTGAAAGAGAGAAG GTTTGGGGCAGTGGCCTGTGGAGTTGCCTCTGAGCTCTATGTGTTTGGCGGGGTCAGGAGTCGTGATGACAGTCAAGCCAGCGAGATGGTGACGTGCAAATCTGAATTTTATCACGATGAGTTTAAAAG GTGGATTTATCTAAATGACCAGAACCTGTGTATCCCGACTAGTTCTTCCTTCGTGTATGGAGCTGTGCCCATTGGAGCCAGCATATATGTCATAGGAGATCTCGATACAG GTACAAATTATGACTATGTTAGAGAATTTAAAAGAAGCACGGGAACCTGGCAGCGCACCAAACCACTGTTTCCATCGGACCTTCGCCGTACTGGCTGTGCAGCTTTGCGGATCGCAAACTGCAAGCTCTTTCGACTGCAGCTTCAACAAGGATTATTCCGCATTCGCGTACCTTCTCCGTGA
- the GAN gene encoding gigaxonin isoform X2, translating to MKEILDYIFSGQIRLNEETIQDVVQAADLLLLTDLKTLCCEFLEGCIAAENCIGIRDFALHYCLHHVQYLASEYLETHFRDVSSTEEFLELTPQKLKEVLAMEKLNVGNERYVFEAVIRWISHDSESRKVHMKDVMSAVWVSGLDAAYLREQMMSEPLVREIVKECNNIPLTPPQQGEAMLASFKPRGYSECIVTVGGEERVSRKPTSVMRCMCPLYDPNRQLWIELAPMSIPRINHGVLSAEGFLFVLGGQDENKGTLSSGEKYDPDTNSWSSLPPMNEARHNFGVVEIDGILYILGGEDGERELISMESYDIYSRTWTKQPDLTMVRKIGCYAAMKKKIYAMGGGSYGKLFESVECYDPRTQQWTAICPLKERRFGAVACGVASELYVFGGVRSRDDSQASEMVTCKSEFYHDEFKRWIYLNDQNLCIPTSSSFVYGAVPIGASIYVIGDLDTGTNYDYVREFKRSTGTWQRTKPLFPSDLRRTGCAALRIANCKLFRLQLQQGLFRIRVPSP from the exons ATGAAAGAGATACTAGATTACATCTTCAGTGGACAG ATCAGGCTAAATGAAGAAACTATCCAGGATGTGGTACAGGCAGCTGATCTCCTGCTGCTTACAGACTTAAAAACTCTCTGCTGTGAGTTTTTAGAAGGTTGCATAGCTGCTGAGAACTGTATTGGTATTCGGGACTTTGCACTGCACTATTGTTTGCATCATGTTCAGTACCTTGCCTCAGAGTATCTGGAAACTCACTTTCGAGAtgtcagcagcacagaggaatTCTTGGAACTGACTCCTCAAAAACTGAAAGAAGTGCTGGCTATGGAAAAGCTCAATGTTGGAAATGAAAGATACGTCTTTGAAGCGGTGATTAGGTGGATTTCTCATGATTCAGAATCAAGAAAG GTTCACATGAAGGATGTCATGTCAGCAGTGTGGGTTTCGGGCTTAGATGCTGCGTATTTACGTGAGCAGATGATGAGCGAACCCCTGGTACGGGAGATCGTCAAAGAATGCAACAATATTCCCCTCACGCCACCCCAGCAGGGAGAGGCGATGCTGGCCTCCTTCAAGCCCCGGGGTTACTCCGAGTGTATAGTGACCGTTGGTGGAGAAGAGCGGGT ATCACGGAAACCAACCTCAGTGATGCGGTGTATGTGTCCTCTTTATGATCCCAATAGACAGCTCTGGATTGAACTTGCTCCTATGAGTATTCCGAGGATCAATCATGGAGTATTGTCAGCAG AAGGATTTTTATTTGTGCTTGGTGGTCAGGATGAAAACAAGGGAACGCTAAGCTCTGGAGAGAAATATGATCCAGATACCAATTCATGGAGTTCCTTACCACCAATGAATGAG GCACGACATAATTTTGGTGTGGTAGAGATTGATGGAATTCTGTATATTCTGGGAGGTGAGGACGGTGAAAGGGAGCTGATCTCTATGGAGAGCTATGATATTTATAGCCGGACCTGGACCAAGCAGCCAGACTTGACCATGGTTAGAAAG ATTGGCTGCTATGCAGCTATGAAGAAGAAAATCTATGCAATGGGTGGAGGCTCCTACGGCAAACTCTTTGAATCTGTTGAGTGTTATGACCCTAGGACTCAGCAGTGGACAGCAATCTGTCCTCTGAAAGAGAGAAG GTTTGGGGCAGTGGCCTGTGGAGTTGCCTCTGAGCTCTATGTGTTTGGCGGGGTCAGGAGTCGTGATGACAGTCAAGCCAGCGAGATGGTGACGTGCAAATCTGAATTTTATCACGATGAGTTTAAAAG GTGGATTTATCTAAATGACCAGAACCTGTGTATCCCGACTAGTTCTTCCTTCGTGTATGGAGCTGTGCCCATTGGAGCCAGCATATATGTCATAGGAGATCTCGATACAG GTACAAATTATGACTATGTTAGAGAATTTAAAAGAAGCACGGGAACCTGGCAGCGCACCAAACCACTGTTTCCATCGGACCTTCGCCGTACTGGCTGTGCAGCTTTGCGGATCGCAAACTGCAAGCTCTTTCGACTGCAGCTTCAACAAGGATTATTCCGCATTCGCGTACCTTCTCCGTGA